Proteins from one Psychromonas sp. psych-6C06 genomic window:
- a CDS encoding type II secretion system protein N yields the protein MKLKISLAFVALYLISLVLTAPASMITRFIPADAGIQVGYVSGSIWNGKLSQVDYRNQFQLQRVTWQFDWLALLTLKLKADIKFNNGRKILNGTGAVAYGFSGLTLSDVNVDMKATEIIPYLKLPVPVTPSGKFTLVIENATQDLPYCSELDGYLVWHEARVKSPMGNIDFATPSVDLSCSEGNLVASLKQHSEQLTTNANILLLEGGAYQLQGNIIGREKLDPSILQALSWLGPKDESGATALNFKGRL from the coding sequence ATGAAATTAAAAATTAGTTTAGCGTTTGTAGCGCTTTATCTTATCTCGTTAGTGCTTACTGCACCGGCAAGTATGATAACGCGGTTTATTCCTGCTGATGCAGGTATTCAAGTCGGTTATGTTTCTGGGTCAATCTGGAACGGAAAACTGTCACAGGTTGATTATCGTAATCAATTTCAATTGCAAAGAGTTACTTGGCAATTTGATTGGTTGGCACTGCTGACCTTAAAGCTCAAAGCAGATATTAAATTTAATAATGGCCGTAAAATATTGAATGGGACAGGAGCTGTGGCCTATGGCTTTTCAGGTTTGACTTTATCCGACGTTAATGTGGATATGAAAGCAACTGAAATTATTCCTTATTTAAAACTACCTGTGCCTGTGACACCATCTGGTAAATTTACGCTAGTAATTGAAAATGCGACACAGGATTTACCCTACTGTAGCGAGTTAGATGGCTATTTAGTGTGGCATGAAGCCAGAGTAAAAAGCCCAATGGGTAATATTGATTTCGCTACTCCAAGTGTAGACTTAAGTTGTTCAGAGGGGAATTTGGTAGCTTCTTTAAAGCAACATTCAGAGCAACTTACCACTAATGCCAATATTTTATTACTAGAGGGTGGTGCGTATCAGCTTCAGGGTAATATTATTGGACGTGAAAAACTTGACCCATCAATTTTACAAGCTCTTTCATGGCTTGGGCCGAAAGATGAATCGGGTGCTACTGCGCTTAATTTCAAAGGACGATTATAG
- a CDS encoding DUF3465 domain-containing protein gives MNRNAYLAFLVVILSGCFNNESQQLSHLYDDGNDQAEALLKGAEHIEFLYKQQRGGVLVTSVGRITKILDNQQTPYVSQRILIRLSSGRKILIQHNLNEAPAVNNLAIGEMITFSGIYNWNSQGGMINATHQIADLPQRSGWLKYQDITYQ, from the coding sequence ATGAATCGTAATGCTTATCTTGCTTTCTTGGTTGTCATATTATCTGGTTGTTTTAACAATGAAAGTCAGCAACTGAGTCATCTCTATGATGATGGTAACGATCAAGCGGAAGCACTTTTAAAAGGTGCTGAACATATCGAATTTTTATATAAACAACAACGTGGTGGTGTATTAGTCACCAGCGTTGGGCGCATTACAAAGATATTGGATAATCAACAAACGCCATATGTTTCGCAACGTATACTTATTCGCCTCAGTTCTGGTCGAAAGATACTGATTCAGCATAACCTCAACGAAGCTCCAGCAGTAAATAATTTAGCGATAGGTGAAATGATCACTTTTAGTGGAATTTATAACTGGAATAGCCAAGGCGGTATGATCAATGCCACACATCAAATAGCTGATCTTCCCCAGCGCTCTGGTTGGTTAAAATATCAAGACATTACTTACCAATAG
- the lexA gene encoding transcriptional repressor LexA, which yields MKDLTKRQGEVLDVIKDCINKTGMPPTRVELAKILGFRSANAAEEHLKALARKGAIEILSGTSRGIRIVEEHKSNVIPIEEGLPLVGMVAAGEPILAAEHVESHYDVDPALFHPAADFLLRVQGESMKDIGIMDGDLLAVHKTKDINNGQVVVARVEDDVTVKRFYREGSQVTLKAENVKFSPIKVDLEHQVFDIEGIAVGVIRTADWM from the coding sequence ATGAAAGATTTAACTAAACGCCAAGGTGAAGTATTAGATGTGATTAAAGATTGCATCAATAAAACGGGCATGCCTCCAACGCGCGTTGAGCTGGCAAAAATTCTTGGATTTCGAAGTGCCAATGCAGCAGAAGAGCACTTAAAAGCTTTGGCCCGTAAAGGCGCAATTGAAATTTTATCGGGTACCTCACGTGGTATTCGTATTGTTGAAGAGCATAAAAGCAATGTTATCCCCATTGAAGAGGGATTGCCTTTAGTGGGCATGGTTGCTGCTGGTGAGCCAATTTTGGCTGCTGAGCATGTAGAGTCTCATTATGATGTTGATCCTGCTCTATTTCACCCCGCTGCTGACTTTTTATTACGCGTGCAAGGCGAGAGTATGAAAGATATCGGTATTATGGATGGTGATTTGCTCGCGGTGCATAAAACCAAAGATATTAATAACGGACAAGTTGTTGTTGCCCGAGTTGAAGACGATGTGACCGTGAAGCGTTTTTACCGCGAAGGCAGTCAAGTGACATTAAAAGCGGAAAATGTTAAATTCTCTCCTATTAAAGTAGATCTTGAACATCAAGTTTTTGATATCGAAGGGATCGCCGTGGGTGTGATTCGTACCGCTGATTGGATGTAG
- a CDS encoding SCO family protein has translation MKKGWVIGLLVVATALLGFILFNSVKNISDNPSLVLQKEGKRLPDFKFEMANKQTFTNQNLQEHWTLFFIGYTFCPDICPTTLSDLDRVYPELSKPPYENVQIVFVSVDPNRDKANNLAEYVNYFNPAFIGTTSTHEKLFPFSQDLGLIYSIVEEGDNKDDYYLVDHSASLVLVNPQGEHQATFKAVLNEDGIPHVDMDLMVEDIHKIIELNR, from the coding sequence ATGAAAAAAGGTTGGGTAATTGGTTTGCTTGTGGTCGCCACAGCACTGCTGGGGTTTATACTATTTAATTCAGTAAAAAATATTTCCGATAACCCTTCCTTGGTATTACAGAAAGAGGGTAAGCGGTTACCCGATTTCAAATTTGAAATGGCTAATAAACAGACATTTACCAACCAAAATTTACAAGAACATTGGACACTTTTTTTCATTGGCTATACCTTCTGCCCTGATATCTGTCCAACTACTTTATCTGATTTAGATCGTGTCTACCCTGAATTAAGCAAGCCCCCATACGAGAATGTACAAATTGTTTTCGTTTCTGTTGATCCTAATCGAGATAAAGCCAATAACCTTGCTGAATACGTGAATTATTTTAATCCTGCCTTTATTGGCACCACTAGTACCCATGAAAAACTGTTCCCATTTTCACAGGATCTCGGGCTTATTTATAGCATCGTTGAAGAGGGCGATAATAAAGATGATTACTATCTAGTCGATCATAGCGCTTCCCTGGTACTAGTAAATCCCCAGGGCGAGCATCAAGCAACCTTTAAAGCGGTATTGAATGAAGATGGTATTCCTCATGTGGATATGGACTTGATGGTAGAAGATATCCACAAAATCATCGAGCTAAATCGATAG
- a CDS encoding MATE family efflux transporter, producing MLKSAFLNFSNHQKIFAIALPMMLSNISVPLLGLVDTAVIGHLPESYYLAGVAVGSMVVTLTFWILVFLRMSTTGLVAQAVGAKDHLQVLRLLMQSMFIALLLALTILMLQSLISGIAFHFVQGSEKVLFYAQQYFDIRIWSAPAALLNMVLLGWLLGMQNAKAPMLLLIVTNSVNILLDIVFVVFFEWGVAGVAWASLCADYIALTCGLWIVYRLARPFYKKGDFTRLKKEAIRIEALAPFILLNRDIFIRTLCLQVTYTFMTMQGLKLGDDIVSANSVLMHFLLIISFSMDGLAYAVEALVGKNIGRRCLDKLKESIYLTLFWAFIFSLLQLLGFYLFGVWIIEQITSIKAVQLEAINYLPWLILIPLTSMLGFVFDGVFIGMARGTEMRNSMLFSLLVVYFPAWFLFAETGNHALWIAMNAFMLARGLSLWWIFRKLERKQQLIL from the coding sequence ATGTTAAAAAGTGCCTTTCTAAATTTCAGTAATCATCAAAAAATTTTCGCCATTGCTTTACCAATGATGCTCTCTAATATTAGTGTGCCTTTGCTAGGGCTAGTTGATACTGCAGTGATAGGTCACCTACCTGAGTCCTATTATCTCGCGGGTGTTGCGGTGGGGTCGATGGTAGTGACATTAACCTTCTGGATTTTAGTCTTTTTACGTATGTCGACTACTGGACTTGTGGCACAAGCGGTAGGGGCGAAAGATCATCTACAGGTATTACGCCTGTTAATGCAATCCATGTTTATTGCTTTGCTACTTGCGCTTACCATTCTGATGTTGCAAAGCCTCATTTCTGGTATCGCTTTTCATTTTGTACAAGGGAGTGAAAAGGTTCTATTTTATGCACAACAATATTTTGATATACGTATCTGGAGTGCGCCAGCAGCCCTATTGAATATGGTGCTACTAGGTTGGCTATTAGGCATGCAAAACGCCAAAGCACCGATGTTACTGTTGATCGTAACCAATAGCGTTAATATTCTCTTAGATATTGTATTCGTAGTATTTTTTGAGTGGGGTGTAGCAGGTGTTGCATGGGCCTCATTGTGTGCTGATTATATTGCCCTTACCTGTGGTCTTTGGATTGTCTACCGACTTGCTCGGCCCTTTTATAAAAAAGGCGATTTTACTCGCCTAAAAAAAGAAGCGATTCGCATTGAAGCACTTGCCCCTTTTATTCTTCTAAATCGTGATATTTTTATTCGTACTTTATGTTTGCAGGTAACTTATACCTTTATGACAATGCAGGGTTTAAAATTGGGTGATGATATAGTATCAGCTAATTCAGTATTGATGCACTTTTTGCTTATTATCTCTTTCTCTATGGACGGGTTAGCCTATGCAGTAGAAGCGTTAGTAGGTAAAAATATTGGTAGACGTTGCTTGGATAAATTAAAAGAGAGTATCTATTTGACTCTCTTTTGGGCGTTTATTTTTAGCCTATTACAGCTATTAGGTTTTTATCTTTTTGGTGTTTGGATAATTGAACAGATCACCTCCATTAAAGCAGTGCAGCTCGAAGCGATCAATTACCTCCCATGGTTAATATTGATTCCGCTTACTTCGATGTTGGGGTTTGTTTTTGATGGCGTATTTATTGGTATGGCACGTGGTACTGAGATGCGTAACAGTATGTTGTTTTCATTGCTGGTGGTGTATTTTCCTGCTTGGTTTCTGTTTGCAGAAACAGGCAATCATGCGCTTTGGATCGCGATGAATGCCTTCATGTTGGCACGTGGCCTGAGCTTATGGTGGATCTTTAGAAAATTAGAGCGTAAGCAACAGTTAATCCTTTAA
- a CDS encoding GNAT family N-acetyltransferase has translation MFTIVEADLTNEAHANAYLTLMSHYACDPMGGAEDLSDFAKQNLVSTLLKRSDVVILLVFKDKQPAALLTAIEGFSTFACKPLFNIHDVAVFKEFRGLGLTTLLFTEIEKIAKQRDYCKITLEVLSGNEIAKNAYIKQGYSDYQLDPTHGSALFWSKSLKD, from the coding sequence ATGTTTACTATTGTTGAAGCCGATTTAACCAATGAAGCGCATGCAAATGCGTACTTAACTCTTATGTCACATTACGCATGTGATCCGATGGGAGGCGCTGAAGATCTATCTGATTTCGCCAAGCAGAACTTAGTGAGTACATTATTAAAACGTAGCGATGTGGTTATTTTGTTGGTATTTAAAGATAAGCAACCAGCCGCACTACTAACGGCCATTGAAGGATTCTCAACATTTGCTTGTAAGCCACTGTTTAATATCCATGATGTTGCAGTATTTAAGGAGTTTAGAGGTTTAGGGTTAACGACCCTATTGTTCACTGAAATTGAGAAAATAGCTAAGCAACGTGATTATTGTAAAATAACGCTTGAGGTGCTTTCTGGCAATGAGATCGCTAAAAATGCCTATATTAAACAGGGGTATTCTGATTATCAGCTAGATCCGACACATGGTAGTGCTCTATTTTGGAGTAAATCTTTAAAGGATTAA
- the metA gene encoding homoserine O-succinyltransferase, whose translation MPIRIPDDLPASGILKSENIFTISESRASHQNIRPLRVLILNLMPKKIETETQLMRLLSNTPLQVDIELVRVDARASRNTPQEHLDKFYGDFDRVKDQKWDGFIITGAPLGKIPFEDVYYWDKFKEIVDWSHHNVTSTLFLCWAAQAALNHLFDIKKETRKKKLSGIYKHTTYNHHHPLVRGFDDQFWAPLSRFAEFNAKAIKANSDLTIFAAEAEAGVYLAASPDCRQVFISGHPEYDANTLNNEYLRDLDEGLKPELPANYYPEDDENQIPRAKWRSHGNLLYSNWLNYCVYQVTPYDLNELK comes from the coding sequence ATGCCTATTCGTATCCCTGATGATCTACCTGCTTCTGGTATTTTAAAATCTGAAAATATCTTTACCATTTCTGAATCGCGTGCAAGCCATCAAAATATTCGCCCACTTCGTGTTTTAATTTTAAATTTAATGCCAAAAAAAATTGAAACTGAAACGCAATTAATGCGCTTGTTATCTAATACTCCCTTGCAAGTTGATATTGAATTGGTTCGAGTAGATGCACGTGCTTCTCGTAACACGCCACAGGAACACCTTGATAAGTTTTATGGTGATTTTGACCGTGTTAAAGACCAAAAGTGGGATGGCTTTATCATCACAGGCGCACCATTAGGTAAAATTCCTTTTGAAGATGTTTACTATTGGGATAAATTTAAAGAGATTGTTGATTGGTCTCACCACAACGTCACCTCAACACTTTTCCTATGCTGGGCAGCACAGGCCGCGCTTAATCACCTTTTTGATATCAAAAAAGAGACGCGTAAAAAGAAACTTTCTGGTATTTATAAGCATACAACCTATAACCATCACCACCCTTTAGTTCGAGGTTTTGATGATCAGTTTTGGGCGCCACTGTCTCGTTTTGCAGAGTTTAATGCCAAGGCGATCAAAGCCAATAGCGACCTGACTATTTTTGCTGCCGAAGCGGAAGCAGGGGTATATTTAGCCGCTAGCCCCGATTGCCGTCAGGTATTTATTTCTGGTCACCCTGAGTATGATGCAAATACTTTAAATAATGAGTATCTCCGTGATCTTGATGAAGGGCTAAAACCTGAGTTACCAGCTAATTATTATCCAGAAGATGATGAGAACCAAATTCCGCGTGCTAAATGGCGTAGTCACGGTAACTTATTGTATAGTAACTGGTTAAATTATTGTGTTTATCAGGTCACGCCATACGACCTTAATGAGCTAAAATAA